GGTATAAGTCAAAATGCAAGGAAATTTCTGCCTGCTTTAACTGTTTTTGGATAAGCTGTTTTTTTTCTAAAACTCTCTCTAGTGTGTTTGTAATAGGTAGAGTGTTAGGCATGTCAAATACGGTGGTAATTCCTCCTTGTAAAGCAGCTTTAGCTCCTGTCTTCCAATCTTCTTTATATTCTAACCCAGGAGTGCGAAAATGAGCGTGTGGATCGATTAAAGCGGGCAGGAGTGTAAGATGATGACTATCAAAGGTCATCTCTTTTATAGAGGGGATTTGCCAATCAAGCCTTTTACCATCGACGGTAGAGACTTGCTTAAACGTAATCATATTTTAAGGATCCTTGTAAAATAGTATGTAATAGTCCCATACGAGTGTATACCCCATTCTCTGCTTGTTGAAAATAGTGTGCAAATGGGGTATGATCAATTAAAGGATCGATCTCATTATTTCTTGGAAGTGGATGTAGTATTTTTAAATGGGAAGGTGCATTTACTAAATGAGCTAATTTCAAGGGATAAAGGTTAAAAAAGGTGGGATCAGTGCTTGTCAATTTATGCGTTTGCAGACGTGTTATATAGAGAATATCTAAGCGGGGAATGATTTCATCTAAATTTTGATGGAAGGAAAATTGTATTTTTTTTCTTGTTAAGTGAGCGAGTAACTCTTGAGGAAGAGATAAGCCATCCGGAGCACAAAAAAACAGACGCATACCAAATAAAGCACATGCAAAGCAGAGAGAGTGTACTGTGCGTCCATATTTAAGATCCCCTACAAAGGCAATAGATAATCCTTGAAGATCTTTTTGTGTTTCTTGCATGGTAAATAGATCTGTTAAGGTTTGAGTGGGATGTTCTTCTGTACCATTACCAGCGTTGATAACCGGTGTTTTAGTGCTTTTATGAGCTAGATGTATAGATTCTTTAGAAGGATGCCGCAATATAATGACATCTGCAAAAGATCCTATAACTCTTATCGTATCTTCAAGAGATTCCCCTTTTTGTGCAGCGGTATTTTTCCCATCGGGAAATCCAATTACCCGGCCTCCTAATTTAAGCATAGCGGTTTCAAAAGAGAGACGGGTTCTAGTGGAGGGCTCATAAAAGCAGGTAGCGAGAATAGAAGTTCTTAGTAAGGGTGGAGGGGTAGAATTTTTCATGATGTGTGCTTGTTCTAAAAGATAGAGAATCTCTTGACTAGAAAAATTTTCCATCGAAATAACACTTCTATTTCTGAATGTATGATTCATGAAAGTTTCCTTAAGGATTTTAAAGCAAATTTTTCTGATTTACAGAGTTGATGTAAAACAGCTTCATAGACTTCTTGCATTCCTATTTGCAACATACAAAAGGGATTTGCGCATTTTTTTTGTAGGCAGGGAGAACATGTTTTTTTCTTTGCAATTACCGTATAGTCTTTTACAGCATAAGGACCGCACAGATGAGGGTTTGTGGGACAAAAAATGGCAATAGTAGGTGTTTTTACAGCAAAAGCCATATGCATTGGACCTGTATCATTACAAACCATTAGATCCATGTTCTGAATAAGAGCAGCAAATGTTTTTAAAGGCAGATCTATTAAGGAAGTGCTATTGGGAATATTAGAGGCGATTTGTAAAACTAGTTCTTTTTCCGATTGATTGCCTGTAATAAATATGTGGCATTTATGTTGTGTGCTTAACAGATTGCCTAAGGCAATAAAATGAGAAGAAGGCCAACGTTTAAAAATATCTTTAGATCCTGGATGAAGCAAGATACAAGGATGTATGTGATCTTGTAAATGATCTATTAGAGGCAGAGCGTTTTTTTTGTCTTGCTCACTTAAAGCAATTTCTATTCGATGGTGAGCTGGTTTTTTACCAATTAATGCTGCAATAATTTCTAAGCGTCTTACGATTTCATGTTGTGGTTTTTTGGGAAGAAGGTGAGTCATTAAAGAATCAAGCCCTTTATTTGATCCTTCGGTACCAATAATTTTTTTAGCTCCTAATAAATACACAAAAGGCAAAACTATTCTTTGAGAGGAATGAAAGAATAAAATATAGGAAAACTTCTTTTTCTTTAGCTTTGAATAAAGAGAAATAAGAGAGGTAATTATAGGTTTTTTCAATAAGAATAGATCATTAATATAGGGGTTGTTTTCTAATAATTCTTTTCCAATATGGCTTGTTAAAACTGCAATATACCCTTTAGGATACTGTTCTCTAAGAGAGCGGATCGAAGGAGTCCCCCATAAAGTGTCTCCTAGCCCAGTTGTAGAAACAACTAAAAACCTCTCTTGTATGGTATTTTGTTTGATAAAATAGCGCAAAATCTTTACAAAAATTTTCAAGAGAATATTTTTAAAAGACTTAACTGTTTTTTTCACTTTATAGCCCTTCTGTTTATCAGATCTTTTTCGGAAATTGTAGCAAAGCATTGCCATGGAAGGATAAGCAAGGATTTCAAGTTAAGCTTTACTAGACAGCTTAAAAATACTTGTGCGTTTTGTAAGTTAGTAATCAATGGGATATGATGATCAATACTTAAACGTCTAATATGAAACCCATCTGTTATAGGATTAGCTCCTGTGCCTTTAGGGATATTTATAATTAAATCAAAATATCTCTTTTTTATGAAGCTAGATAGATGGGGTTGTTTTTTTTGACTTCTCTTATAAGTGCATTGGGATTCTACTTGATGGCTTTTGAGAAAGTCATGAGTTCCCTGAGTAGCAAAAATTTTCCATCCACAATCTGCAAGCGCTTTAATCGATTCCAAGAGTTTACTTTTTTTATTACCTCCAATGCTAAATAAGATTTTTTTTCCTTTAATTCTTGTCTGCGTAGCCATCCAAGAAAGGAAAAAGGCCTCTTGTAAATTTCTGCCTAAGCAAGCTACTTCTCCAGTAGAAGCCATTTCAACATGAGCAACAGGGCTTGCTCCTTTTAAACGTTGATAAGAAAATTGGGGAGTCTTAACACCTACATAATCAAATTCAAGAGTTTTAAAGACGCCTGAGATAGGTTGATTTAAAAGCGCTCTAGTTGCAATTTCAATAAAATTATGTCGTGTTACTTTACTGACAAAAGGAAAAGAACGAGAAGCTCTCAGATTACATTCAATAACTTGAATAGCATTACCTTTAACGACAAATTGAATATTAAAAGGACCGGTGATTTCAAGCGCTTTGACAATTTGCCTTGTAATGAGTTTTGTACGCCGAATGGTTTCTAGATCTAAATTTTGAGGAGGTAAAACCACTGTAGCATCTCCTGAATGCACTCCCGCATTTTCAATATGCTCAGAAATAGCTTCAATGATAATTCTTCCTTCTTTAGCCACTCCATCAACTTCGAGTTCTTTAGCTTCTGTAATAAATTTGGATAAGACAACGGGGTAATCAGGAGAAATCTTTGTTGCTTGAATAAGAAATTGAGCCAGATCATCTTCAGAAAAGACAATATTCATCGCTGATCCTGAAAGCACATAAGAGGGCCTAATGAGAACAGGGTAACCCACTTGGCTTGCAAAGGATTTTGCTTGGGTAAGTGAAACGACAGTAACCCATGTCGGCTGGTCAATTTTTAATTTATGTAATAAACTGGAGAACTTATATCGATTTTCTGCCCGATCAATTTGCCAAGCTTTTGTTCCCAAAAGGGGATATCCATATTTATTAAGAACTATACTTAAGTTATTTGCAATTTGTCCCCCTACAGATACAATAATCCCTTTTGGACTTTCAAAATCTGCAATATCTCGAACTCTCTCAAAGGTGAGCTCTTCAAAATACAGACGATCTGATTCATCATAATCTGTGGATACGGTTTCTGGATTGCAATTGATAATCATTGTTTTTTCTTCTAAAGAGCGAAGCTCTCTACATGTGTTTACAGCACACCAATCAAATTCAACAGATGATCCAATTGAATAGGGGCCAGAACCAAGTACAATTATAGGAGGAGAATTAAAAGGTTGAATGTCATGGCATATGCCATGGTAACTTAAAAAGAGGTAATTGGTTTTGGCATCAAACTCTCCAGCTAATGTATCAATCTGTTTAATCATAGGCAAGATTTGATAACGGTGACGTAGTTTTCGTACTTTTTCTTGAGAGATGTTTTTTATTTTTCCAATGCTTTGATCAGAAAAACCATATTGTTTAGCTTTTCGTAATAAGCCTTTGGTTAGGGGTTGTTTTTTTAAGAGAGAAGCAAGCTGTGTAATAGATTGGATATGCAGTAAAAACCAAGGATCGATTTGACATAATGCTTGTGCCTGTTTAAGGGTTGCTCCTTTTTCAAAAAAAAGAGCTAGTGCAAACAATCTTCTATCGGTTGCTTCGTGAATTTCTTGAGAAAGATTTTCAATAGGATAGGGATAACTAGTTAATCCATCGGCTCCAATGTTTAGCATGCGAATAGCTTTTTGTAGAGCTTCGGGA
This sequence is a window from Candidatus Rhabdochlamydia sp. T3358. Protein-coding genes within it:
- the pyrB gene encoding aspartate carbamoyltransferase; amino-acid sequence: MNHTFRNRSVISMENFSSQEILYLLEQAHIMKNSTPPPLLRTSILATCFYEPSTRTRLSFETAMLKLGGRVIGFPDGKNTAAQKGESLEDTIRVIGSFADVIILRHPSKESIHLAHKSTKTPVINAGNGTEEHPTQTLTDLFTMQETQKDLQGLSIAFVGDLKYGRTVHSLCFACALFGMRLFFCAPDGLSLPQELLAHLTRKKIQFSFHQNLDEIIPRLDILYITRLQTHKLTSTDPTFFNLYPLKLAHLVNAPSHLKILHPLPRNNEIDPLIDHTPFAHYFQQAENGVYTRMGLLHTILQGSLKYDYV
- a CDS encoding glycosyltransferase family 9 protein, whose product is MKKTVKSFKNILLKIFVKILRYFIKQNTIQERFLVVSTTGLGDTLWGTPSIRSLREQYPKGYIAVLTSHIGKELLENNPYINDLFLLKKPIITSLISLYSKLKKKKFSYILFFHSSQRIVLPFVYLLGAKKIIGTEGSNKGLDSLMTHLLPKKPQHEIVRRLEIIAALIGKKPAHHRIEIALSEQDKKNALPLIDHLQDHIHPCILLHPGSKDIFKRWPSSHFIALGNLLSTQHKCHIFITGNQSEKELVLQIASNIPNSTSLIDLPLKTFAALIQNMDLMVCNDTGPMHMAFAVKTPTIAIFCPTNPHLCGPYAVKDYTVIAKKKTCSPCLQKKCANPFCMLQIGMQEVYEAVLHQLCKSEKFALKSLRKLS
- the carB gene encoding carbamoyl-phosphate synthase (glutamine-hydrolyzing) large subunit: MKDDKRFQGKSVLILGSGGLKIGQAGEFDYSGTQAIKALKEEKIHTILINPNVATVQTDPCTADETYLLPLDVEIVSQIIAKTKPSGILLSFGGQTALNLGLQLASKNIFQKYGVEILGTNISSIQLTEDRHLFKKKLESIGICTPKSRAVKSIAQALKAAEELGYPVMLRLGFSLGGLGSGKITNPKELHTKAQEALNACSQILIEEYLFGFKELEYEIVRDQYGNALTICNMENLDPMGIHTGESIVVAPSQTLNNQEYHLLRSIALKAAEAFEIVGECNIQYALNPKDGSYRVIEMNARLSRSSALASKATGYPLAFVAAKLSLGFSLAQIRNSVTKKTTAFFEPALDYIVVKIPRWDTHKLRSAERKIGTEMKSVGEVMAIGRSFPEALQKAIRMLNIGADGLTSYPYPIENLSQEIHEATDRRLFALALFFEKGATLKQAQALCQIDPWFLLHIQSITQLASLLKKQPLTKGLLRKAKQYGFSDQSIGKIKNISQEKVRKLRHRYQILPMIKQIDTLAGEFDAKTNYLFLSYHGICHDIQPFNSPPIIVLGSGPYSIGSSVEFDWCAVNTCRELRSLEEKTMIINCNPETVSTDYDESDRLYFEELTFERVRDIADFESPKGIIVSVGGQIANNLSIVLNKYGYPLLGTKAWQIDRAENRYKFSSLLHKLKIDQPTWVTVVSLTQAKSFASQVGYPVLIRPSYVLSGSAMNIVFSEDDLAQFLIQATKISPDYPVVLSKFITEAKELEVDGVAKEGRIIIEAISEHIENAGVHSGDATVVLPPQNLDLETIRRTKLITRQIVKALEITGPFNIQFVVKGNAIQVIECNLRASRSFPFVSKVTRHNFIEIATRALLNQPISGVFKTLEFDYVGVKTPQFSYQRLKGASPVAHVEMASTGEVACLGRNLQEAFFLSWMATQTRIKGKKILFSIGGNKKSKLLESIKALADCGWKIFATQGTHDFLKSHQVESQCTYKRSQKKQPHLSSFIKKRYFDLIINIPKGTGANPITDGFHIRRLSIDHHIPLITNLQNAQVFLSCLVKLNLKSLLILPWQCFATISEKDLINRRAIK